TTAATGATATCGCCGAAAAAATTCAGGAGGTCTCCGAAGAAGCCGAAGAGGAAAAAGGCTGTGGAGAGAATGAAGAAGTTACCAATGTATGAGAACTAAAAAGCACCGAACTGTTGTTATTATTCCGCCTCGCGCTGGCAGGATTAAATCTCTGCGGGTCAGGATATCGTTTCTTGTTTTCCTTTCTGCGCTGATGCTGGTTGGTTTTGCCGGGTATTTTATCCCCTTCAACAGCTTTTCTCTGGATATTGTTGAAGAAAATCAAAAAAAGAACCTGGCTGCACAAAATGTAAAATTGCTTCACCGAATACGGTCAATTCGTACATCGCTTTCGAGGCTGCGAAAAGAGGTGGCATTTCTTGAAGAAAGAAAATCTGATATCGAAAACCTGACCCGGTCCGGCAAAACCAGGCAAGCCGCAAAAAATATGGGTAACGAAAAGAAAGAGGAAAAACTTACCCTGGAGCGGGTGATGGTACTTGCACAAAAGAATGAGAAATCGATCCAGCATTTTGCCGACCGGTTATCGAAAGATCCCCGTTTTCTGGAAAAAATTCCTGTAGCTAAACCTGTAAGTGGTTCTATTCACCTTGGCATGAAATTCGGGCAGGCAAAGGACCCCTTTACAAACA
This Chitinivibrionales bacterium DNA region includes the following protein-coding sequences:
- a CDS encoding peptidoglycan DD-metalloendopeptidase family protein encodes the protein MRTKKHRTVVIIPPRAGRIKSLRVRISFLVFLSALMLVGFAGYFIPFNSFSLDIVEENQKKNLAAQNVKLLHRIRSIRTSLSRLRKEVAFLEERKSDIENLTRSGKTRQAAKNMGNEKKEEKLTLERVMVLAQKNEKSIQHFADRLSKDPRFLEKIPVAKPVSGSIHLGMKFGQAKDPFTNKIKMHHGLDFVAEKGAPVFATASGVVKRTENHRAWGLRVVIDHDFGFSTVYAHLESIKTVRGRRVKKGDIIGTVGASGISVGPRLHYEIRRHGKSVDPEKYMFPEFSDTTDIVVASAKNIE